The Haloferax volcanii DS2 DNA segment GTCGTCGTCGCCGCCGTCGTGTCTTCGCTCCCCTCGGACGGTCCGCCCGTACAACCTGCGAGGCCAGCGATACCCGCGACCCCTGCCGCTTTGACAAAAGAACGTCTGTCCATATCTATGAACTCCTATTGAGACAGGGGCCGCGAAAATTGCATAAAGGTGTCGTTTCGCGGTTTCAGCGGCGTCGCATCACCACGTTTGCAAATCGCCGAGAACGGGTCCGCGGTTCACGTCCGCGGGCGTCGTGTTCGCGTCTCGCCGGGTCGCGCGTCCGGACCGATTCCCCCGGAGCCCCGCTCAGGCGGCCTCGACTTCGCCCTCGACGACGGCCGTCACCTCGTCGACGAGCGCGTCCACGTCGTCGGCCTCGGAGTACACCCGGATGTATGGCTCCGTGCCGGACGGGCGGACCAGCGTCCACGACGCGTCGGCAAACTCCAGTCTGACGCCGTACTCGGTGTCGACCGACTCGGGGGCCATCGCCTCGGGGAGCGAGGTTTCGAGCGCCGCCATCGCCGCCCGCTTGTTCTCGTCGGGGCAGGGGACGCTCACCTTGCGATACGGGCGTTCTGTAACCGGTTCGCGCAGGCCGGCCATGCCGGACTCGGCGGCGAGGCGAGCGACGAGCGCCGCGGAGGCGACGCCGTCTATCCAACCGCCGAGCGACGGGTGGACGTGCTTCCACGGTTCGGCCGCGAACACCACGTCGCCGCCGTCGGCGCGGGCGCTTGCGATGCCCTCGTGGAGCGCGCCGAGGCGGACGCGTTCGACGCGACCCCCGGCCTCGCGGACCCGCTCGTCGATGCGGCCCGAGGCGTTCGGCGTCGTGACCACGACGGGGTCCTCGGCGTCGGAGACGCGGACGTAGTGCTCGGCGACCATGGCGATGACGGTGTCCTCGTGGACGACCTCGCCGTCCCCGTCGATGATGACGATGCGGTCGGCGTCGCCGTCGTGGCCGATGCCGAAGTCGAAGTCGCCGTCGGCGACGAACGCGATGAGGTCCGCGAGCGTCTCGGGCGTCGGCTTCGACTCGCGCCCGGGGAAGTGGCCGTCTATCTGCCCGTTGAGCGTGACGACGCGCGCGCCGAGGTCGCGGAGGACCTGCGGCGTGCCGAGCGCCGACATCCCGTTGCCGCAGTCGACGGCGACAGAGAGGCCGTCGAGGTCCGCCCCGTGCTGGCCCGCGAACTCGACGATTGCGTCGCGGTAGGCGTCGAGGACGCCGCTCGTCCCCGTCGCGCCCCAGTCGTCCCAGTCGGTCGGGGGCGCGTCCGCCCCGACCCGCGTCTCGATGTCGCGTTCGAGGTCGCGGTCGTACTCCTGACCGTCGACGAACATCTTGATGCCGTTGTCCGTCGGGGGGTTGTGGGAGGCGGTGAGCATGACGCCGCGGCGACCACGCGAGGCGAACGCGAGCGCCGGGGTCGGGACGACGCCCACCCGGGTCACGTCCGCGCCGGCGGAGAGCAGGCCGGCCTCGACGGCGGCGGCGAGGCCCTGTCCGGTCGTCCGTCCGTCGCGGCCGACGACGAACTCGGCGGACGCGTCCGATTCGAGCGCGGCGCGGCCGGCGGCGCGGCCGACTCTGAGGGCGAGTTCCGGCGTGACTCGCTCCGTCGCGCTCCCGCGGATACCGGCGGTGCCGAAGAGTTCCATAGTCCAGCGTTGACGGGGTCGTACTTAGATGCTGACGGTTCGGGGGACGCGTGCGAGGCGGCCGCACGGGACGGTCGGGGGGCGCTCCGAAGACGAAAATCGGCTCCCGGGCGAACCGCCGAATCGACCGGCCGAGGCAGCACGCCTTTGAGGGCGGGCGTCGAATCGGGAGCCATGAGCGAACACGGTCGAACCCGCGCGCACGTCTACGTCTCGGGACACGTACAGGGCGTCTACTACCGGGCGACGACCCGCGACACCGCCCGCGACCGCGGCGTCGACGGCTGGGTGAAGAACCTCTCGGACGGTCGCGTCGAGGCCGTCTTCGAGGGCCCCCGCGACGACGTGGAGGCGATGGTCGAGTGGTGCCACGAGGGGAGTCCGATGGCGACCGTCGAGGACGTAGACGTTACCTTCGAGGAACCGGACGGCGAGACCGGGTTTCGCATCGAGCGCTGACCGGAGGAACTCGACAACCGCGCGATAACATCAGCGAGACGGCCAAATCGTTCAAGCGGGGTTCGGGGGACGTGTTCCCATGCGCTTCCGGACCGACACGCGGGGACTCGGCGTCGCAAAACTGTTCTTCACGCTCGTGACGAGCGCCGGCCTCGGCCTCTCGATGGGCACGTCGTTTCTCATCGTCCGCGGGCCGTTCCTCGGCGGGCCGTCGCTCGACCCGTTTCCCATGATGGCGGCGCTGGCGGTGTTCGTCGCCGGCATCGTCGTGCTCACGTGGGGGTCGACGCGGCTGTTCGGCGTGGGAACCGGCGCGTGATCGGGGGCCGACTCACGCGGGTCGGTCGACGCCGAGTTCGGCCATCGCCCGAACCACGACGTGGGCCTCCACGAGGTCGCGTTCCTCGACCATCGGGTCGTCGGCGTCGTCGATGACGGCGCGGGCCTCGGCGAGCAGACGGTCTTCCTGTTCGGTCTGGTCGGGTTCGTCGCGGGTGCTGTTCAGGAGCGCCTCGAAGTCCTCGCGGATGCTGAAGTCCGCGCGGGCGACGTTACACCGCGAGAGGGGGTGCATGCCGAGGTCCAACACCAACTCGGTGACGAGTTCCCAGTCGCTCTCGCAGAACTGGAGCGTCACGTCCCCGACGATGTCGCGCCACGCGATGGGGGCGGCGTTCTCCATGAGCGTCACCGCCCGCGGAGGGACCGCGATGCGAGCGACGGTCTTCGGGTCGTCGCAGAGACAGCAGGGCTGGTCCGTCCTGCCGGTGTACATACGCGGGGTTAGGATGGGTCGCAGATGTAGCTTCGGGCCGGAGAGCCGGGGCTCGAAATCGGGCGGGAACGGGCGACGCGCCGACCGAGGCAGCCGCTCAGTACGTGGAAACGGTCGGGTTCGAGCCCGGGGCGGGGTCGTCGAACCCGAGTAGAGGCAGCGGGAGGCGCGACCGACTGCGTGCTGGCACTGAATCACGCATTGGGCTGGGCTGGGTATTCTGTGGTGGCGGCAGCGGCCACGCCACCTATTCGATTGAACACTGCACATAAATATCTTCTCCTCCGAGAATACCACACACTATTGTTGACTATATACTAGTGTGCTTCCAGCTATCGTGAATAATTATGCATGGTTGTCAAACTCTGTTCGCGGAGGTGGCCCGTCCGTCGGGACGCGAATCGCCATCTCCAGTCCGACGGCATCTGTCGGCGGGTCGCTCGGGAGCGTTGCGAGCGGGCGTCGGGCCGCGGCGGCGAGGACGAGCGCGTCGAGCACGTCGTCGCGGGCCACGTCGCGGCGGAGCGTCCGGTCCAGCGTCTCGCGGTAGGCGCGCTCGGCGTCGAACTCCCGGTCGTCGGTCGCGTCGGCTTCCGAACCGTCGTCGCTGTCGTCATCGCCGTCACCGTTCCGACCATCGCATCCGCCGAACGCCGTCCCGAGCACGTCGAGACGGCGGGCGCGCCCCTCGGGCGTCGACTTCGGTTCCGGGAGGGGGTCGCCGGCGAACGCGGCGAACGCGAGTTCGGGATGGGATTCGAACACTCGGCTTCGGGCGCGCGACGCCTCGCGGAGAACGGCGTCGGCCTCGCGAATCTTGGGCACGAGGTGCCACGCCTGAATCGAGAGACCCGCCCCGGTCCGCTCGCGGTTCGCCGCGCTGGCCGCCTCGTGGGAATCGGCGTCGAGGACGGACCGAACGGGCGCGAAGAAGACGGTCGCGGCGCGGGAGCCGAGCCGCTCGCGGGCCGCCCGGTCGCACGCGCGGCGGTCGGATTCGGGCAGCCCGATGGGGATATCGACGAGCACCCGCCGGGCGTCTCGCTCGCGGGCGAGGTCCCAGACGGCGTCGAAGTCCGCGACGACTCGCACGCTGAGGCCGTCGCCGGCGACGGCGCACACCCAGCCGGCCCGACAGCCGTCGACGCCGACCGCGGGGGAAACGCATCGCTGTGGCACGGGCCGAGCTACGTCGTGGAGCGAGAGAAAAGCTCTGGGTTCAGGAGTCGAGCGCCACGGCCGACATCTGCCGACAGGAATCGCGGAGTTCGTTGAGCGTCACGTCGATGCTCGCGTCGAGCGAGACGAGCAGTTTCACGCCGTCTTCGAGCGGCACCCGGACGATGAGCGTGTTGTCGATGGCGAACGCGACGAGCTCCGGCCCGCCGATAGGCAGGTCTTCGAGCGGTTGGTCGATGGCCTCCTCGTTCGTGAGCGTCGCGACGAGCGTCTTGACGGTGTCCTCGTCGTAGCGGTCGAGAAGCGACTGCTCGAAGAAGCGAATCCGCGTCTGCACCGGCTCACACCACGCGACCGCTCGGAGTGCGTCCCCGTACGCCTCCCGTAACTCCGAGGTCAGTTCGGGCGCGGGAAACTCGCCGTCGTCGACGACGGTAATCTCGGCCTCCTGGTCGAGGGCGACCCGCTCGTAGGCGAGTTCACCGAGGTCCGTCAGCCCGTAGAGACGCCCTTTCTGTTGCGACTCGGGAACCAACAGTTCGACGATGCCCCGCTCCCGAAGTTCGGAGAGCGCCCGAGACACGTGCGGCTGTGCGAGGTCGGACTCCGCCGCGATTCGAGACGGCAGTCCCGACCCGTGCTCCGAGAGATATCGGCACACGGCCAGTCGGTACCGTGAGCTTGCGATATACCCCGCGGAATCCCACGTCTCGGTCATATACGAGACTCTCCGCTGGTCGTTTTCATCATGATTGACACGTCCCGCTTTGATATGCAATGGCAAGTGGGGTATATCTTTCGAGGGTCGGACAACACTACCATATACGGTCCGAGAACGGAACGTTCAGACACTCCCGAACCCCGAATGTGCCTCGACCGGAATGCACCGTCGGTTCGCAGCGCGCTGTTTGGCCCGCGGGTGACGCCGCCGTAACCGGCTACCTGCGCGGTTACCCGGTGACACATATGTCAGCAAACACATATATCAGTTCGGTCTCGTACCAGGTAACGCAATGATAGTAGTACTCCGGACGACGGACCGCCGCACGACCGCCGACGCGACGGAGGTGCCGAGATGAGCGTCGCGCTCCAGTTCGCGTCCCCCGGCGCGGACATCGCGTTCCTCCTCGCGCGAGTCCTCTTCGGCGCGGTGCTCGCGTTCATGGGGCTCAACCACTTCCTGAACCTCGACCACATGACCGGCTACGCGGAGATGAAGGGCCTGCCGGCCCCCCGCCTCGGCGTCGTCGTCTCCGGCGGGATGCTCGTCTTCGGCGGCCTCGGAATCGCGCTCGGCGTCTTCCCCGCGCTCGCCGCCGGTGCCGTCGCCGTCTTCCTCATCGTGGGGACGCCGGTGTTCCACGACTTCTGGGCGGTCCCCGAGGACCAACGGGAGTCCGAGATGACCGGCTTCCTGAAGAACCTCGTCATGCTCGGCGGCGCGCTCGTCTTCCTCGCGCTCAGCGGAACGACGTGGTCCTACGCCATCGGCCTGACGCTGTTCTGACCGGGCCGAACCGACGCCGTCCCACAGATTCATCGGCCTCCGAGCCCACCACACACTCATTCGTGACCGACGCAATACCGGATTCCACACGCTCTCGTCGCCCGCCGAGTAGCCGACCCCGACCGCCCGCGGCGGGGGGTCGCTGATGGACGGCGCGCCCGACGCCTTCGGCTCGCCGTACCGCCTGCTTTCGGGAGCCGTCGTCCCGCGGCCCATCGCGTGGGTGAGCACCCGCGGCGACGACGCCGACAACCTCGCGCCGTACAGTTTCTCCACCGTCGCCAGCGTCGACCCACCGGTGCTCGTCTTCGCGCCGGTCGGCCGCGGGCCGTCGCTGAAGGACACGCCGCGAAACGCCATCTCGCGCGGCGAGTTCGTCGTCAACGTCGTCACCCGCGACCTCGTGGAAGCGATGAACGAGACCGCCGCGACGGTCCCGCCGGGCGTCGACGAGTTCGACCACGCCGGCATCGAGAAGGCCGAGGCCGTTCGGGTCGACGCCCCGCGCGTCGCCGACGCCAACGTCGCCTTCGAGTGCACGCTCTACGACAGCATGGAGGTCGGCTCCTCGACGCTCGTCCTGGGAGAGGTCGTCCACGCGCACGTCGCCGACGAGGTGCTGACCGACGGCAAACTCGACACGAGGAAGCTCGATGCGGTCGGCCGCCTCGCGGGCAACGAGTACGCGACGACGGACGACCGGTTCGAACTCGTCCGCCCGGACTGACCTGTTCCGACGAACCCGCTCCGACGAACCCGCTCCGGCTGCCCGCCCGTTATCGTGAGTTGATAATGGGGCGCGAAGCTTTATCGAGAGACACAGAGTCTTTTGAACCAATGAGCGACGTGTCGTTGTCGAGCGTACTTTCGTTTCTCGATACTGATGACGCGGCAACCGTCGTCGAGCGAGTCCGTGCGGCCCGCGGGGAGCGGACGAAACGGAGCGACCGCGACGGGCGGACGTTCCTCTTTTCGGCCCCCGGAGACGAGTCGCAGCCGACCGAAGTCGTCTGGATAGACGTGGAAGCCGCGTTCGACGCCCGGAGCGTCGAGGCGTTCGCCGAGCGCTGCGCCGACCGCGGCATCGACGGGACGCTCCTGACGACCGGCGACGAGGAGCAGGCCATGGAGACGCTCGCCCTCGCGTTCGCGGCCGACGACCAACTCGACGAACCCGACGAGGACGGCGACCGAGCGCTCCTCGTCGACCCAGACGAGGTCGAACGCCCCATCGACCTCGTGGCGCTTCCCGACCTCGTAGACGCGCTCGAAGACGCCGACCTCGACGAGGACGTCATCGACGAGTATCACGAGCCACACGAACCGGAGTTCGAGGAGATTCTCGACGAGATAGACGCCGAGGAAGCCCGCGCCGCGGCGGAGGCGGACGAAGCCGAAAACGCCGGTTCCGGTCGGACGCTCGCGCTCCTCGTCGCGGCCGTCGTCGTGGTGGCGGTCGTCGCCGCGCTCGTCCTGTTCGGCCCGTTCTGAGCGGCTCTGGCTCGGTTTCGAACTCACGCGCTCCCGTGTTCTCGACCCGCCTCACCCGCGAGCGCGCCGCTTCGCGAGTCGCTCGATTCGGCGCAGCGCGACCGCACAGACCGCGGCGTACGGCCCCGCGAGCACGGGAACTTCGAACGAAACCGAACATCGTTCGGGACCGACCGGGTCGACGCGGTGCCCCGTCGCCGGTACGCCGGCCACGCGCCACGTCCACCGACGGGACTCGTCGTCGCACGTCTCGATGCTGAACGGGACCCAGACGCCGGCGACGCGGACCTCGCCGCGACTCCCCGCCTCGATTCCTCCGTCGACGCCGCGGACGCCCGACACGCTCGGTCCCCAGTCGGGCCAGTCTGCGACCGACACCAACACGTCCCACGCCGCCGCCGCGGGAGCCGAAATCCGCCGAGAGACGACCAGACGACGCCCGCCAGGCGTTCGCTCCACGCGCGTTCGGGTCCGACTCGACGCTCCCCTCATATCTCCTAGTATGCTAATAAGTCGTAATATAACACCGCCGAAATCTTTATCCACGAATCGTGGTAGCAACTACCAAGGCAACACATGAGCAACACAAGTGACCGCCCGAATGCGACGATGCGAGACGTCAGCCACACACCGCCCACAGGCGAGAGCGTCACGAACGTCTGGGAGCGAGGACACGAATCCGAGTCCACGGAATAAGCCGGGCAGAACCACTCGCACGACGACGAACAGCAACAAACCGACCGCATCGTAACGAACCGACTGCACCGTAACGAACCGACTAACCAACCAATCGGAGCGAATCCAGCTACTCAACCACGATACCGTCACCACGATACGACGACACACACACAACCGACCGACTGCATCGAACTCGACCGTCTCCCGCGGGAGAGGGAGACCGTGCCACCTTCCTGCGCACCGATTGCGACCGACCCGCGCCGGCCGTCCCGCCGGCGCGCACTCGATTTCCGACCGACTTTCACCGTGAGCCGCCGGAGCCGACGCCTATCGGGACGTTTAACCCCGAGTCCGACGGGCGTTCGAACATGAAGGCCACCGCCAAGGCCCACCCGATTCAGGGCCTCGTGAAGTATCACGGGATGCGAGACACGGAGCGCCGAATGCCGTACCACGACAGCATCAGCGTCTGCACGGCACCGAGCCACACGCAGACGACCGTCGAGTTCCGCCCCGACGCCGACGAGGACGTCTACGTCATCGGCGGCGAGGAAGTCGAGGGCCGCGGCGCGGAGCGTATCCAAGCCGTCGTCGACCGGGTCCGCGAGCTGGCCGGCTTCGACCACCGGGTCCGACTGGAAAGCGAGAACTCCTTCCCATCGAACATCGGCTTCGGGTCGTCGGCGTCCGGGTTCGCCGCCGCCGCGATGGCGCTTGCCGAGGCGGCCGACCTCGACATGACGCGCCCCGAAGTCTCGACTATCGCCCGCCGCGGGTCGGCGTCCGCCGCCCGCGCCGTCACGGGCGCGTTCTCGCACCTCTACTCGGGAATGAACGACACCGACTGCCGCTCCGAGCGCATCGAGACCGACCTCGAAGACGACCTGCGCATCGTCGCCGCGCACGTCCCCGCCT contains these protein-coding regions:
- a CDS encoding flavin reductase family protein — encoded protein: MDGAPDAFGSPYRLLSGAVVPRPIAWVSTRGDDADNLAPYSFSTVASVDPPVLVFAPVGRGPSLKDTPRNAISRGEFVVNVVTRDLVEAMNETAATVPPGVDEFDHAGIEKAEAVRVDAPRVADANVAFECTLYDSMEVGSSTLVLGEVVHAHVADEVLTDGKLDTRKLDAVGRLAGNEYATTDDRFELVRPD
- a CDS encoding DUF429 domain-containing protein, which encodes MPQRCVSPAVGVDGCRAGWVCAVAGDGLSVRVVADFDAVWDLARERDARRVLVDIPIGLPESDRRACDRAARERLGSRAATVFFAPVRSVLDADSHEAASAANRERTGAGLSIQAWHLVPKIREADAVLREASRARSRVFESHPELAFAAFAGDPLPEPKSTPEGRARRLDVLGTAFGGCDGRNGDGDDDSDDGSEADATDDREFDAERAYRETLDRTLRRDVARDDVLDALVLAAAARRPLATLPSDPPTDAVGLEMAIRVPTDGPPPRTEFDNHA
- a CDS encoding phosphopentomutase/phosphoglucosamine mutase, giving the protein MELFGTAGIRGSATERVTPELALRVGRAAGRAALESDASAEFVVGRDGRTTGQGLAAAVEAGLLSAGADVTRVGVVPTPALAFASRGRRGVMLTASHNPPTDNGIKMFVDGQEYDRDLERDIETRVGADAPPTDWDDWGATGTSGVLDAYRDAIVEFAGQHGADLDGLSVAVDCGNGMSALGTPQVLRDLGARVVTLNGQIDGHFPGRESKPTPETLADLIAFVADGDFDFGIGHDGDADRIVIIDGDGEVVHEDTVIAMVAEHYVRVSDAEDPVVVTTPNASGRIDERVREAGGRVERVRLGALHEGIASARADGGDVVFAAEPWKHVHPSLGGWIDGVASAALVARLAAESGMAGLREPVTERPYRKVSVPCPDENKRAAMAALETSLPEAMAPESVDTEYGVRLEFADASWTLVRPSGTEPYIRVYSEADDVDALVDEVTAVVEGEVEAA
- a CDS encoding acylphosphatase — encoded protein: MSEHGRTRAHVYVSGHVQGVYYRATTRDTARDRGVDGWVKNLSDGRVEAVFEGPRDDVEAMVEWCHEGSPMATVEDVDVTFEEPDGETGFRIER
- a CDS encoding SRPBCC family protein, translating into MRGASSRTRTRVERTPGGRRLVVSRRISAPAAAAWDVLVSVADWPDWGPSVSGVRGVDGGIEAGSRGEVRVAGVWVPFSIETCDDESRRWTWRVAGVPATGHRVDPVGPERCSVSFEVPVLAGPYAAVCAVALRRIERLAKRRARG
- the mvaD gene encoding phosphomevalonate decarboxylase MvaD, with the translated sequence MKATAKAHPIQGLVKYHGMRDTERRMPYHDSISVCTAPSHTQTTVEFRPDADEDVYVIGGEEVEGRGAERIQAVVDRVRELAGFDHRVRLESENSFPSNIGFGSSASGFAAAAMALAEAADLDMTRPEVSTIARRGSASAARAVTGAFSHLYSGMNDTDCRSERIETDLEDDLRIVAAHVPAYKETEQAHAEAADSHMFQARMAHIHAQIDDMRDALYDGDFDAAFELAEHDSLSLAATTMTGPAGWVYWQPRTIAVFNAVRKLRNEEDVPVYFSTDTGASVYINTTEEHVDRVEEAVADCGVETDVWGVGGPAEVLDESEALF
- a CDS encoding DoxX family protein — encoded protein: MSVALQFASPGADIAFLLARVLFGAVLAFMGLNHFLNLDHMTGYAEMKGLPAPRLGVVVSGGMLVFGGLGIALGVFPALAAGAVAVFLIVGTPVFHDFWAVPEDQRESEMTGFLKNLVMLGGALVFLALSGTTWSYAIGLTLF
- a CDS encoding winged helix-turn-helix domain-containing protein, encoding MTETWDSAGYIASSRYRLAVCRYLSEHGSGLPSRIAAESDLAQPHVSRALSELRERGIVELLVPESQQKGRLYGLTDLGELAYERVALDQEAEITVVDDGEFPAPELTSELREAYGDALRAVAWCEPVQTRIRFFEQSLLDRYDEDTVKTLVATLTNEEAIDQPLEDLPIGGPELVAFAIDNTLIVRVPLEDGVKLLVSLDASIDVTLNELRDSCRQMSAVALDS